A DNA window from Camelina sativa cultivar DH55 chromosome 17, Cs, whole genome shotgun sequence contains the following coding sequences:
- the LOC104757158 gene encoding GEM-like protein 1 gives MSGQENHDTSRISSTPATATPPPPSHSSDYAPYPKLDPTDVAPPPPSQPIPAAATTMPPESNPYVSPAPVPKNTMDSVKDTLGKWGKMAAEATKKAEDLAGNVWQHLKTGPSVADAAVSRIAQGTKILAEGGYEKVFKQTFDCLPEEQLRKTYACYLSTSAGPVMGVMYLSTHKLAFCSDNPLSYKEGEQTQWSYYKVVLPVNQLKAVNPSTSRVNTSEKYIQVISIDNHEFWFMGFVTYESAVKTLQEAVQSHGP, from the exons atgagTGGGCAAGAGAATCATGATACCAGCAGGATCTCTTCTACTCCCGCCACCGCCACGCCGCCTCCACCTTCGCACTCCTCTGACTACGCTCCTTACCCTAAGCTCGACCCTACCGACgtcgctcctcctcctccttctcagCCCATCCCCGCCGCAGCCACCACCATGCCTCCGGAGTCCAATCCTTACGTTTCTCCTGCCCCTGTTCCCAAGa ATACGATGGATTCGGTTAAGGATACGCTAGGTAAATGGGGGAAGATGGCTGCCGAAGCTACCAAGAAGGCCGAGGATCTCGCCGGAAACGTTTGGCAACACT TGAAAACAGGTCCAAGTGTAGCCGATGCTGCTGTTTCGCGCATTGCTCAGGGGACAAAGATACTTGCAGAAGGTGGATATGAAAAGGTCTTCAAGCAAACATTTGATTGCCTTCCTGAGGAGCAGCTTCGCAAGACCTATGCTTGCTACTTGTCTACATCTGCTGGTCCTGTCATGGGAGTTATGTATCTTTCGACTCACAAGCTTGCCTTCTGCAGTGACAATCCTCTCTCCTACAAAGAGGGCGAGCAGACTCAGTGGAGCTATTACAAG GTGGTACTTCCGGTGAACCAGCTGAAGGCAGTGAACCCATCAACAAGCAGAGTGAACACATCCGAGAAATACATTCAAGTGATTTCCATCGACAACCACGAGTTCTGGTTTATGGGATTTGTGACTTACGAAAGCGCTGTGAAGACCCTTCAAGAAGCGGTGCAGTCACATGGCCCTTGA
- the LOC104757160 gene encoding chaperone protein dnaJ 1, mitochondrial isoform X3 translates to MRRFNWVLRHLQARRTFDSSLGFRLGSQKPLFERYIHATGISCASARSNYYDVLGVSPKATREEIKKSFHELAKKFHPDTNRNNPSAKRKFQEIREAYETLGNSERREEYDKLRYRSSDHVNSDGGDAERFRRAYQSNFSDSFHKIFSEIFENDRFQPDIRVELWLSLSEAAKGCTKHLSFDAYVFCDSCDGLGHPRDAAMGVCPTCRGVGRVTVPPFTASCQTCKGVGHIVKEYCMSCRGSGVVEATKTVKLVIPGGVESDATIPIPGAGHVRSRTSQPGNLYIKLKVADDSIFTRDGSDIYVDANISFTQAILGGIVVVPTLSGKMQLDIPEGTQPGQFLVLRGKGLPRQGFFVDHGDQYVRFRVNIPTEVNERQRAILEEFAKEEINNELSGSAEGSCNEES, encoded by the exons ATGCGACGATTCAACTGG GTTCTGCGGCATTTACAGGCACGACGAACATTTGATTCCTCGTTGGGATTTCGACTAG GGTCTCAGAAGCCGTTGTTCGAGCGTTACATTCACGCTACAG GAATATCATGTGCCAGTGCTCGTAGTAATTACTATGATGTTCTCGGTGTTTCTCCAAAAGCTACCCGCGAGGAGATTAAAAAGTCATTCCATGAG CTTGCCAAAAAATTCCACCCTGATACAAATAGAAATAATCCTTCTGCAAAGAGAAAATTCCAAGAAATAAGAGAGGCATATGAG ACCCTGGGAAAttcagaaagaagagaagaatatgATAAG CTGCGCTATCGGAGTTCAGATCATGTAAATAGTGACGGTGGTGATGCAGAGAGGTTCAGACGTGCCTACCAATCCAATTTCTCGGACTCGTTCCACAAGATTTTTTCTGAG ATATTTGAGAACGATCGGTTTCAACCTGATATTCGG GTGGAACTATGGCTTTCTCTTTCCGAAGCTGCAAAAGGGTGCACAAAACATTTGTCCTTTGATGCATATGTCTTTTGTGATTCCTGTG ATGGGCTTGGCCACCCTCGTGATGCTGCCATGGGAGTTTGTCCAACATGCAGGGGCGTTGGACGA GTAACTGTTCCTCCTTTTACAGCATCATGCCAGACGTGCAAGGGGGTGGGACACATTGTTAAG GAGTATTGCATGTCTTGTAGAGGATCCGGTGTTGTGGAAGCTACAAAGACAGTTAAACTTGTGATCCCTGGGG GGGTGGAGTCTGATGCTACGATCCCAATTCCAGGTGCCGGCCATGTAAGATCGAGAACAAGTCAACCTGGGAACTTGTATATCAAACTAAAG GTTGCTGATGATTCAATTTTCACTAGGGATGGCTCAGATATTTATGTGGATGCTAACATTAGCTTTACACAA GCCATTTTGGGAGGCATAGTTGTGGTGCCAACGCTTTCAGGAAAGATGCAGCTAGAC ATACCAGAGGGAACTCAGCCTGGTCAATTTCTTGTTTTAAGAGGCAAAG GACTACCGAGACAAGGCTTTTTTGTAGATCATGGAGATCAGTATGTCCGTTTCCGTGTCAACATTCCTAC
- the LOC104757160 gene encoding chaperone protein dnaJ 1, mitochondrial isoform X2 — MRRFNWVLRHLQARRTFDSSLGFRLGSQKPLFERYIHATGISCASARSNYYDVLGVSPKATREEIKKSFHELAKKFHPDTNRNNPSAKRKFQEIREAYETLGNSERREEYDKLRYRSSDHVNSDGGDAERFRRAYQSNFSDSFHKIFSEIFENDRFQPDIRVELWLSLSEAAKGCTKHLSFDAYVFCDSCDGLGHPRDAAMGVCPTCRGVGRVTVPPFTASCQTCKGVGHIVKEYCMSCRGSGVVEATKTVKLVIPGGVESDATIPIPGAGHVRSRTSQPGNLYIKLKVADDSIFTRDGSDIYVDANISFTQAILGGIVVVPTLSGKMQLDIPEGTQPGQFLVLRGKGLPRQGFFVDHGDQYVRFRVNIPTEVNERQRAILEEFAKEEINNELSGSAEGSWIYQKLSTG; from the exons ATGCGACGATTCAACTGG GTTCTGCGGCATTTACAGGCACGACGAACATTTGATTCCTCGTTGGGATTTCGACTAG GGTCTCAGAAGCCGTTGTTCGAGCGTTACATTCACGCTACAG GAATATCATGTGCCAGTGCTCGTAGTAATTACTATGATGTTCTCGGTGTTTCTCCAAAAGCTACCCGCGAGGAGATTAAAAAGTCATTCCATGAG CTTGCCAAAAAATTCCACCCTGATACAAATAGAAATAATCCTTCTGCAAAGAGAAAATTCCAAGAAATAAGAGAGGCATATGAG ACCCTGGGAAAttcagaaagaagagaagaatatgATAAG CTGCGCTATCGGAGTTCAGATCATGTAAATAGTGACGGTGGTGATGCAGAGAGGTTCAGACGTGCCTACCAATCCAATTTCTCGGACTCGTTCCACAAGATTTTTTCTGAG ATATTTGAGAACGATCGGTTTCAACCTGATATTCGG GTGGAACTATGGCTTTCTCTTTCCGAAGCTGCAAAAGGGTGCACAAAACATTTGTCCTTTGATGCATATGTCTTTTGTGATTCCTGTG ATGGGCTTGGCCACCCTCGTGATGCTGCCATGGGAGTTTGTCCAACATGCAGGGGCGTTGGACGA GTAACTGTTCCTCCTTTTACAGCATCATGCCAGACGTGCAAGGGGGTGGGACACATTGTTAAG GAGTATTGCATGTCTTGTAGAGGATCCGGTGTTGTGGAAGCTACAAAGACAGTTAAACTTGTGATCCCTGGGG GGGTGGAGTCTGATGCTACGATCCCAATTCCAGGTGCCGGCCATGTAAGATCGAGAACAAGTCAACCTGGGAACTTGTATATCAAACTAAAG GTTGCTGATGATTCAATTTTCACTAGGGATGGCTCAGATATTTATGTGGATGCTAACATTAGCTTTACACAA GCCATTTTGGGAGGCATAGTTGTGGTGCCAACGCTTTCAGGAAAGATGCAGCTAGAC ATACCAGAGGGAACTCAGCCTGGTCAATTTCTTGTTTTAAGAGGCAAAG GACTACCGAGACAAGGCTTTTTTGTAGATCATGGAGATCAGTATGTCCGTTTCCGTGTCAACATTCCTAC